From the Hevea brasiliensis isolate MT/VB/25A 57/8 chromosome 15, ASM3005281v1, whole genome shotgun sequence genome, one window contains:
- the LOC110640614 gene encoding heavy metal-associated isoprenylated plant protein 20, translating into MGALDSLSDYLSDLFTVARKKRKRKPMQTVDIKVKMDCDGCERRVKNSVSNMKGVRSVEVNRKQSRVTVSGYVEPNKVLKKVRSTGKRAEFWPYIPYNLVAYPYVAQAYDKRAPSGYVRNVVQALPSPNAADEKFTTFFSDENPNACSIM; encoded by the exons atgggtgctctTGATTCTCTTTCAGATTATCTTTCTGACTTATTTACCGTCGCAAGAAAAAAGAGGAAGCGCAAGCCAATGCAG ACAGTTGATATCAAAGTGAAAATGGACTGTGATGGCTGTGAAAGGAGAGTTAAGAATTCTGTTTCCAACATGAAAG GTGTAAGGTCGGTCGAGGTAAACAGAAAGCAAAGCCGGGTAACAGTAAGTGGATACGTTGAGCCAAACAAGGTCTTAAAGAAAGTGAGAAGCACAGGAAAGAGAGCTGAGTTTTGGCCCTATATACCCTACAACTTGGTGGCATATCCTTACGTTGCTCAAGCCTACGACAAAAGGGCACCTTCTGGCTATGTTAGGAATGTGGTTCAAGCACTTCCTAGCCCCAACGCAGCAGACGAGAAATTCACAACCTTCTTTAGCGATGAAAACCCAAATGCATGTTCCATTATGTAG
- the LOC110640596 gene encoding pentatricopeptide repeat-containing protein At1g71060, mitochondrial, which produces MTRSRFLYLLSGIPLCAENCLIRSLASSQECIKKQFFTFNSTTNSENPSTPLSSFHRSIHANLEQSQVLIRDDDQNPEILIYKIIEDTEKICRLLSKNPISSIESLLDNASIEVSPALVLEVLKRLSNAGVLALSFFRWAEKQKGFMYSTESYNALIESLGKIKQFNMMWNLVSDMKRKRLLTKETFALISRRYARARRVKEAIDTFEKMEKFGLKIESSDFNRLIDTLSKSRQVQSAQDVFDKMKNRRFVPDIKSYTILLEGWGQEKNLLKLDEVYREMKDDGFEPDVITYGILINAYCKAKKYDIAIDLFNEMEAKNCPPNPHIFCTLINGLGSEKRLSEALEFFELSKARGFVPEAPTYNAVVGAYCWSMRMDDTYRMVDEMRKCGIGPNARTYDIILHHLIKAQKTTEAFSVFEKMSSEEGCEPTVSTYEIIVRMFCNMDRVDRAINVWDQMKAKGILPGMHMFSTLINSLCHENKLDMACKYFEEMLDVGIRPSAALFSNLKQALLDKGKKDTAVLLAKKIDKLRKTPFVV; this is translated from the coding sequence ATGACTCGCTCTCGATTCTTGTATCTTCTGTCAGGAATTCCTCTATGTGCTGAAAATTGTCTGATCCGATCACTTGCTAGTTCACAGGAGTGCATAAAGAAGCAATTTTTCACTTTTAATTCAACCACCAACTCTGAAAACCCGTCTACCCCTTTGTCTAGTTTTCACAGATCGATCCATGCTAATTTGGAGCAATCGCAAGTCCTAATCAGGGATgatgaccaaaacccagaaattttaATCTACAAAATCATTGAAGACACTGAAAAAATCTGCAGGTTACTGTCCAAAAACCCTATTTCTAGTATTGAGAGCTTACTCGATAATGCTTCGATTGAGGTATCACCAGCTTTGGTACTTGAGGTATTGAAGAGGTTAAGCAATGCTGGTGTTCTTGCACTGTCGTTCTTCAGATGGGCGGAGAAGCAAAAAGGGTTTATGTACAGCACAGAGAGCTACAATGCATTGATTGAATCTCTGGGCAAGATCAAGCAATTTAATATGATGTGGAATTTGGTCAGTGACATGAAGCGAAAAAGATTGCTAACTAAAGagactttcgcattgatttcaaggaGATACGCGAGGGCAAGGAGAGTCAAAGAAGCCATAGATACGTTTGAGAAAATGGAGAAGTTTGGATTGAAGATTGAATCATCagattttaatagattgattgatACTCTGAGCAAGTCAAGGCAGGTGCAGAGCGCACAAGACGTGTTTGATAAAATGAAAAATAGAAGATTCGTGCCTGACATCAAGTCTTACACGATATTGCTTGAAGGGTGGGGTCAAGAGAAAAACTTGTTGAAGCTGGATGAGGTTTATAGGGAAATGAAGGATGATGGTTTTGAACCTGATGTTATAACTTACGGTATTCTCATCAATGCATATTGTAAGGCTAAGAAGTATGATATTGCAATTGACTTATTCAACGAGATGGAAGCAAAGAATTGCCCGCCTAATCCTCACATTTTTTGTACTTTGATTAATGGATTAGGTTCTGAGAAGAGGTTGAGTGAAGCTCTTGAGTTTTTTGAGCTATCAAAGGCTAGAGGTTTTGTTCCGGAGGCACCTACTTACAATGCTGTTGTGGGAGCTTATTGTTGGTCAATGAGGATGGATGATACTTATAGGATGGTTGATGAGATGAGAAAATGTGGGATTGGTCCGAATGCAAGAACTTATGATATAATTCTTCATCATTTGATAAAGGCTCAGAAGACAACTGAGGCTTTTTCAGTTTTTGAGAAAATGAGCAGCGAGGAGGGTTGTGAGCCAACTGTGAGTACCTATGAGATTATAGTTAGGATGTTTTGCAACATGGATAGAGTGGATAGGGCAATAAATGTTTGGGATCAGATGAAGGCCAAGGGGATCCTTCCTGGGATGCACATGTTCTCTACATTAATTAACAGTTTGTGCCATGAAAATAAACTGGATATGGCTTGTAAATACTTTGAGGAGATGTTGGATGTGGGCATCCGGCCTTCAGCAGCTCTGTTTAGTAATCTGAAACAAGCTCTTCTTGACAAGGGCAAAAAGGATACTGCTGTTCTTTTGGCAAAGAAAATTGACAAACTGAGGAAAACTCCATTTGTTGTTTGA